In one window of uncultured Acetobacteroides sp. DNA:
- a CDS encoding ATP-binding protein: MQISSPKQMSVLISGITSVLVVVVFWLSHTSKNFINELLLGVAIALVVFIVVFVVIYYLLNELIFGKITPIYKTIQQLNLSDSELKEFLEGKDIGKELEEELTKWAAKRGNELTRLREMERYRKEFLGNVSHELKTPIFNMQGYILTLLDGGLEDESINRRYLERAEKSINRMISIVEDLEEISKLESGELKLKPEKFDIVAMVQEIVDSLEMKALQREIKIVIARSKTTPIYVNADRMSISQVIVNLLVNSINYGKEGGTTIVSFSDMFDSILIEVSDDGVGIDQKDLNRIFERFFRADKSRSRESGGTGLGLAIVKHIIEAHRQTINVRSKLGEGSSFAFTLNKA, from the coding sequence ATGCAAATCTCGTCGCCTAAGCAAATGTCTGTGCTGATATCGGGGATTACCTCGGTATTAGTGGTGGTTGTATTTTGGTTGTCGCATACGTCGAAGAACTTTATTAATGAGTTGCTGTTAGGCGTAGCAATTGCACTGGTTGTATTTATTGTGGTTTTTGTTGTAATCTACTATCTTCTCAATGAACTAATCTTCGGGAAGATAACTCCAATATATAAAACCATCCAGCAGCTTAATCTTTCTGATTCTGAATTGAAAGAATTTTTGGAGGGGAAGGATATCGGGAAGGAGCTCGAAGAGGAACTTACAAAGTGGGCTGCGAAGCGGGGTAACGAGTTAACTCGACTACGCGAAATGGAACGTTACCGTAAAGAATTTTTAGGCAACGTATCGCACGAGCTTAAAACTCCAATTTTCAACATGCAAGGTTACATCCTAACCTTGCTGGATGGTGGACTTGAGGATGAATCAATAAACCGACGTTACCTCGAGCGTGCTGAGAAAAGCATCAACCGAATGATCTCGATTGTTGAAGATTTGGAGGAAATATCGAAGTTGGAGTCTGGCGAGTTGAAGTTAAAGCCTGAAAAGTTTGACATCGTAGCGATGGTGCAGGAAATTGTCGATAGCCTTGAGATGAAGGCGTTACAGCGCGAAATTAAAATTGTGATTGCCCGGAGCAAGACTACCCCTATCTATGTAAATGCTGATAGGATGAGCATATCGCAGGTAATTGTAAACCTACTGGTTAACTCCATAAATTATGGAAAGGAAGGAGGAACAACTATCGTATCTTTTTCAGATATGTTCGATAGTATTCTCATTGAGGTCTCGGATGATGGTGTAGGCATTGATCAAAAGGATTTAAACCGTATTTTTGAGCGATTCTTCAGGGCCGATAAAAGTCGATCGAGAGAATCAGGAGGAACGGGATTAGGCCTTGCCATTGTTAAGCATATAATTGAGGCCCACCGTCAAACCATTAACGTGAGAAGCAAATTAGGGGAAGGCAGCTCATTTGCCTTTACCCTTAATAAAGCATAA